The following are encoded together in the Streptomyces flavofungini genome:
- a CDS encoding diacylglycerol kinase has translation MTSEITLFVNPTAGRGRGAHAAQPAAAALRAAGFSVRTVIGEDAGDALRRARAAVDGGTGALIAVGGDGMASLALQAVAGTRTPLGVIAVGTGNDFARALGLPVRDPAAAGALVAAALKEERIRDVDLGRVGATWFGTVLASGFDSRVNDRGNRMRWPTGRFKYDLAMLAELAAFKPVPYRVTLDDGAVHEVDATLVAIGNGTSYGGGMRICAGADMSDGLFDVTVVGDCSRTTLLKVFPRVYKGTHLGHPKVTVHRAAKVRIEAAGTTGYADGERLGELPLTAVCVPGAVRVLGP, from the coding sequence GTGACCAGCGAGATCACCCTCTTCGTCAATCCCACCGCGGGCCGCGGCCGGGGCGCGCACGCCGCGCAGCCGGCCGCCGCCGCCCTGCGCGCCGCCGGATTCTCCGTACGGACCGTCATCGGCGAGGACGCCGGGGACGCGCTGCGCCGGGCCAGGGCCGCCGTGGACGGGGGCACCGGCGCCCTGATAGCCGTCGGCGGCGACGGCATGGCGAGCCTCGCCCTCCAGGCCGTCGCCGGGACCCGCACCCCGCTCGGGGTGATCGCCGTGGGCACCGGCAACGACTTCGCGCGTGCCCTCGGCCTGCCCGTGCGGGACCCCGCCGCGGCGGGCGCCCTCGTCGCCGCGGCCCTGAAGGAGGAGCGGATCCGGGACGTCGACCTCGGACGGGTCGGCGCGACCTGGTTCGGGACGGTGCTCGCCTCCGGGTTCGACTCGCGGGTCAACGACCGCGGCAACCGCATGCGCTGGCCCACCGGACGGTTCAAGTACGACCTGGCGATGCTCGCCGAACTGGCCGCCTTCAAGCCGGTTCCGTACCGCGTCACGCTGGACGACGGCGCCGTCCACGAGGTCGACGCCACCCTGGTGGCGATCGGCAACGGCACGTCGTACGGCGGCGGCATGCGGATCTGCGCCGGGGCCGACATGAGCGACGGGCTCTTCGACGTCACCGTCGTCGGCGACTGCAGCCGCACCACGCTCCTGAAGGTCTTTCCGCGGGTCTACAAGGGCACGCATCTGGGCCACCCGAAGGTCACCGTGCACCGGGCCGCGAAGGTGCGGATCGAGGCGGCCGGCACCACCGGGTACGCGGACGGGGAGCGCCTCGGGGAGCTGCCGCTGACCGCCGTCTGTGTGCCGGGGGCGGTGCGCGTCCTCGGGCCGTGA